The following nucleotide sequence is from Gemmatimonadota bacterium.
GTCATCGAAGCGCTGTCCGACGGCGGCGTGAAAATGGGCCTGCCCAGGGACGTCGCCCTGGACCTCGCGGCCCAGACCGTGCTCGGCGCCGCGCGGCTGATCCAGGAGACCGGCAAGCACCCCGCGGTGCTGCGCGACCAGGTCCTGACGCCGGGCGGCACCACCATCGCGGCGGTCCACGACCTGGAAATCCGCGGATTGCGCAGCATGCTGATCAGCGCAGTCGAAACCGCCACCCAGCGATCGCGGGAACTCCGGGACGGCAAGTAGACCAGCCCCCTGGTCTACAGGTAGTGCCTGCCGTACGACGCACCGATTCAGTAAGCCCTCCAGTTTTTTTTCATTTTTTTTCAACGTACAGGATTGCGTAACCCGCGCAGCGCCCGGTATATCGGAGCCGCTACGCCCTTACCGCGTTTCTGGCGCCATATAGTGTCATTTCGAAGGTGTTCCGTGGCATATGGTGTCAACATATGATGTGTATCAACATATATATAGTCTTTTGTGCACATGGAGTTACGGAGTTTTCCTTATCCAAAGGTAAAGAAAACCGATGTAAGTCCGATTTTTTTTTTGACAATATGGGGGGCACAATGTAGTATAGTGGGTAAAAGTGGGACAAAGTGGGTCACCGAACATCCTAACTGCCAAACACTTGTGTAGTATTCTTGAATGATCACCTCACGTTAGGGTGTTTACTCCTTTGTATTTCAAGGAGATGACGGATGGTCAACTTCCTGGGATCATACACGCACACCGTGGATCACAAAGGACGGGTGAATGTCCCTGTGAAGTTTCGGAAGCACATCCGGACCGACGAGGACGATACGCTGATCATAACGCGGGGACTCGACGGATGCCTTTTCGTATATCCGATCGACGAGTGGGAGCAGATCGACACCCGATTGCGCGAACTGCCCGTCACGAAGCAGAACACGCGGGTATTCATCAGGATGCTCTCGTCGGAGGCCGTGGCGGTTTCCATGGACAAGCAGGGGCGCATCGCGCTTCCCCGGCAACTGATCGAACGCGCCGGCATAGCATCCGAAGTGCTGATCGTCGGTACGCTTGACCACTTTGAAGTCTGGAGTCCCAAGGAATACAAGAAGGTGATGGACGAATCGGGACACACCTACGAAGAAATCGCGGAATCCCTGTTCGTCTGATCATTTGAAGCCCATGGGCAAACGCAGCAGCGGAATAGTCATGGGTCTGGCAGATTCGTACATCCATGTTCCCGTTCTTGCCGGGGAAATAGCCGATATGATCGTCTGGAACAGTTCGGGCACATACGTGGACGGAACCATAGGAGGAGGCGGGCACGCGCGCGCAATCATGGACAGGCTTGATGAATCCGGCCGGCTGATCGGGCTGGACAAAGACCTCGAAGCGGTCCGCGTGTCCAGGGCCAGGCTTGCGGGCGGCGGAACCCCTCGCGTGGAAATCATGCATCGTGACTTTACGGAACTGGCGTCCGTGCTGAAAGCGGAACGCATCCCACGGGTGGACGGTCTGTTTCTAGACCTGGGCGTGTCATCGTACCAGATCGATACGCCCGGCCGTGGTTTCTCCTTCCAGTCCGAAGGTCCGCTCGATATGCGCATGGACCGGGGCGGGGCGCTGACGGCAGCCGATATCGTCAACGGGGGTTCCCGGGACGAAATCGAACGGATCATCGGGGAGTACGGCGAGGAACGGCAGGCCCGCAGCGTCGCGAACGCGATTGTCAGGAACCGCGCGAAGTCACCGCTGACCTCCACCACCGGGCTGGCAGAGACGATCAGGTCGGCGGTCCGCAGCAGATGGGCGGTCAAGTCCTGCGCCCGGGTGTTCCAGGCACTGCGCATCGCCGTGAACCAGGAGCTGGACAGATTGAGAACGGCATTAGACAACCTGCTGCCGCTGTTGAGCGGCCGGGGTCGTTTCGGAGTCATATCCTATCATTCGTTAGAGGACCGCATGGTCAAGCGTACGTTCGAAACCTGGGCTTCGGATTGCATTTGCCCGCCGGGTCTTCCGCAATGCGTGTGCCGGCACGAGCGCGTCGCCGTGATGCACACCAGGCGGGCCGTCGTGGCTTCACGGGAAGAGGTCACGGCAAACCCGCGGGCCCGAAGCGCCAGGTTTCGTATGATCGAACGTTTGCCCGACGATCAATCCGAACGCTGAAATCCGCACCACCTATTTCGACCGGAGAGGCCGACATGAAATCCGCATTCAGATTCTGCAGCGACCATCCGTACATGGGACAGTTGTTCAGCTGGATCGGTATGATCGCGCTCGTCACGTCGCTGAGCATGTTCTACATCTGGCACCAGGATGTAACCAGGACGCTGAAGCGGGAGATCCTTCAACTGGAGCACCAGAAGGAGGCGATGGAAAAGAAAAGCGCCTACCTGCACGTGCGGATCGTTCGGCTCGCGGAACAGCTCCGGAACGAAACCGTGGCCATGCAACGTTTCGAACTGGAACACGCGGCGGTAGGACAGGTCGTGGTCATGGACGCGGTGGACACGGCCGTGGCATTGGCCGGCACCGAGCCCGATGTAAGGGCGATCGCGGGAAAACCTTCGGAAGACGCATTGATCCTCGCCTCGTTCC
It contains:
- the mraZ gene encoding division/cell wall cluster transcriptional repressor MraZ — encoded protein: MVNFLGSYTHTVDHKGRVNVPVKFRKHIRTDEDDTLIITRGLDGCLFVYPIDEWEQIDTRLRELPVTKQNTRVFIRMLSSEAVAVSMDKQGRIALPRQLIERAGIASEVLIVGTLDHFEVWSPKEYKKVMDESGHTYEEIAESLFV
- the rsmH gene encoding 16S rRNA (cytosine(1402)-N(4))-methyltransferase RsmH gives rise to the protein MGKRSSGIVMGLADSYIHVPVLAGEIADMIVWNSSGTYVDGTIGGGGHARAIMDRLDESGRLIGLDKDLEAVRVSRARLAGGGTPRVEIMHRDFTELASVLKAERIPRVDGLFLDLGVSSYQIDTPGRGFSFQSEGPLDMRMDRGGALTAADIVNGGSRDEIERIIGEYGEERQARSVANAIVRNRAKSPLTSTTGLAETIRSAVRSRWAVKSCARVFQALRIAVNQELDRLRTALDNLLPLLSGRGRFGVISYHSLEDRMVKRTFETWASDCICPPGLPQCVCRHERVAVMHTRRAVVASREEVTANPRARSARFRMIERLPDDQSER